Proteins from one Cucurbita pepo subsp. pepo cultivar mu-cu-16 unplaced genomic scaffold, ASM280686v2 Cp4.1_scaffold000458, whole genome shotgun sequence genomic window:
- the LOC111785349 gene encoding probable ribose-5-phosphate isomerase 2, protein MAIPYLPNFMGSDNPPMAAALLLPSSVPLSPPIFSQDDYKKAAAYKAVEFVHSGMVLGLGTGSTAKHAVDRIAELLRQGTLKDIVGIPTSKKTYDQAVSLGIPLSDLDSHPVIDLAIDGADEVDPHLNLVKGRGGSLLREKMVECVCKKFIVIVDESKLVEYIGGSGLAMPVEVVPYCWKFTAVRLQNLFEDTDCVAKLRTVGDDGEPYVTDNGNYIVDLYFKKAIGDLKVASDRILRLAGVVEHGMFLDMATTVIVAGELGITIKNKELDQ, encoded by the coding sequence ATGGCCATTCCTTATCTCCCCAATTTCATGGGGTCCGACAACCCCCCCATGGCCGccgctcttcttcttccttcttccgtCCCCCTCTCCCCGCCCATTTTCTCTCAGGACGATTACAAGAAGGCTGCCGCCTACAAGGCCGTCGAGTTTGTTCACTCCGGTATGGTTCTCGGCCTCGGAACCGGCTCCACAGCTAAGCACGCTGTCGACCGGATTGCCGAACTTCTCCGACAGGGAACTCTCAAGGACATCGTCGGAATACCCACCTCCAAGAAAACCTACGACCAAGCCGTTTCCTTAGGAATCCCTTTGTCCGATCTCGATTCGCATCCCGTCATCGATCTCGCCATCGACGGCGCCGACGAGGTCGATCCCCATCTCAATTTGGTGAAAGGCAGAGGCGGTTCCCTTCTCCGTGAGAAGATGGTGGAATGTGTTTGTAAAAAGTTCATAGTCATCGTCGACGAATCCAAGCTCGTTGAGTACATCGGTGGAAGTGGGCTCGCAATGCCTGTTGAGGTTGTGCCGTATTGCTGGAAATTCACGGCCGTTCGCCTTCAGAACCTCTTCGAAGACACCGATTGCGTTGCGAAGCTTCGGACTGTTGGAGACGATGGCGAGCCCTATGTGACGGACAATGGGAACTATATTGTGGATTTGTATTTCAAGAAAGCTATCGGCGATTTGAAGGTGGCGAGTGACAGAATCTTGCGGCTGGCTGGAGTGGTGGAACACGGTATGTTTCTTGACATGGCTACCACCGTGATTGTTGCAGGGGAGCTAGGGATTACAATAAAGAACAAGGAGTTAGATCAATAG